CTCGGTTATCGAGGCCATGGCGGCTGGTTTGCCGGTGTTGGGCATCCGTTCTCCGGGGGTGGGCGATACGGTGGAAGATGGTGTCACTGGCCTGCTGGCACAGGATGAAGATTTGGCGGCTTTTACCGCAAAGATGGTGCGCATAGTCAGCGAAGACGGGCTGCGCTGTCAGATGGGCGCCTACCGGAAGGCCGGAAGGCTTTCAAATAGCTTTGCCAGCGTTTGTATGGTAAGATTGGTCTAGTATATGAGATCTCCTCTTGGTTAGAGCGGATTGTGGCAACCCGAATCACCGCGAGTTGAGGCCATGTTTACTTTTCAGTTAGTGGAAAGTAAAATTCATAAACCAGAAGGTATACGATCTGCCATTCTTTTCAACTATTCATAAACCGAGGCCATTCTGTACGATAAAAGTTTGTGATTGTTTCATGAGGTGACGGCAGTGAAGGTGAGATATAGTAGTTCATCAGCTCAGTTAATTCTTCTATTCTCATTGCTATGCGTCAGTATTATATTATGCAATAAAGAGAACAATATGAGCGTTCTAAAACCTATGAATAAAGAGCAAGTACCCGGATATTCTGTTTTGACAGCCAACGTAGGAAACCTTAACATTGGGTGTAGGAAGTATTTAAACAATTTGTGTTATTTGGATGTTGAAGAAAGGATTTCTCAGAGTATACGTAAACTGCGGCCAGATATCGTAACATTACAAGAGATAATGGCCCCCTGGCAATGTGCTGATGTACAGGAGAGGAATCCCAAAAAGGTATGTCATTATGAACAATTGGTTGCTCAAGCGCGTCGTTTGCTTGGGGACGATTATACGATTGTTTGTGATATGCGG
This sequence is a window from Gammaproteobacteria bacterium. Protein-coding genes within it:
- a CDS encoding glycosyltransferase; protein product: SVIEAMAAGLPVLGIRSPGVGDTVEDGVTGLLAQDEDLAAFTAKMVRIVSEDGLRCQMGAYRKAGRLSNSFASVCMVRLV